A single window of Ananas comosus cultivar F153 linkage group 17, ASM154086v1, whole genome shotgun sequence DNA harbors:
- the LOC109723182 gene encoding cleavage stimulating factor 64 isoform X3 translates to MAASAGSQHRCVFVGNIPYDATEEQLIQICEEVGPVVSFRLVVDRETGKPKGYGFCEYKDEETALSARRNLQGYEINGRQLRVDFAENDKNADRNREQGRGGPGMAPNIGDSALHQPIGLPLAGNAASLMAGALGGAQTTSLQNGLPVQPGLGNDPLTHYLSRMSRHQLNEIMSEMKTLATQNKPLARQLLQGSSQLPKALFQAQIMLGMVTPQMMQMAKGQSSSHPALPLGQTLPLQHIPQQPPIPSKSGPPNFPPAQPQSLASLSVQPTPTLSLSRDPMPQILPPVLQQNRETLVSANLVPQPQFNLPTASVQHSHLPRRLLSQTGPLNGPMLSGRLETLPKEMRTPAPMGSDPTWASRINTQTSDARLADQAGIVGNMREASHPLKLRKLDDGTAASSMISGSSSVTYSVPAQTIGSGAVSGSQVANSDSMPQPERQMLQVLNSRIAPEVESALLQQVLNLTPEQLSSLPPEQQQQVLQLQKMLSANK, encoded by the exons ATGGCCGCCTCCGCCGGGTCTCAGCACCGCTGCGTCTTCG TTGGGAACATACCGTATGATGCGACGGAGGAGCAATTAATTCAGATTTGCGAGGAGGTTGGGCCCGTTGTGTCGTTCAG ATTGGTGGTTGATAGAGAAACAGGAAAGCCAAAAGGTTACGGATTTTGTGAATACAAGGACGAAGAAACTGCTCTAAGTGCACGCCGGAATCTTCAGGGCTATGAGATAAATGGCCGTCAATTACGTGTTGATTTTGCCGAAAATGACAAAAATGCTGATAGGAACAGAGAACAG GGCCGTGGTGGACCAGGGATGGCACCAAACATTG GTGACTCGGCTCTGCATCAACCAATAGGTCTTCCTTTAGCTGGAAATGCTGCTTCTCTCATGGCTGGAGCTCTTGGAGGAGCTCAAACTACAAGCTTGCAAAATGGTTTGCCAGTTCAGCCAGGATTAGGCAATGATCCCCTTACTCATTATTTGTCTAGGATGTCTAGGCACCAATTAAATGAAATTATGTCTGAGATGAAG ACTTTGGCTACTCAAAATAAGCCACTAGCAAGACAACTGCTGCAAGGGAGCTCTCAATTGCCAAAGGCTCTATTTCAG GCACAAATTATGCTTGGTATGGTGACTCCACAAATG aTGCAGATGGCGAAAGGTCAGAGCTCCTCACACCCTGCATTGCCACTTGGTCAAACACTACCACTTCAACATATTCCTCAGCAACCGCCAATACCGAGCAAATCCGGTCCACCCAATTTCCCACCAGCTCAACCTCAGTCTCTTGCTAGCCTTTCTGTCCAGCCAACACCAACTTTATCATTATCAAGAGACCCTATGCCACAAATTCTCCCCCCTGTGCTTCAGCAAAATCGGGAAACATTGGTATCTGCAAATTTGGTACCTCAACCTCAGTTCAACCTTCCAACTGCAAGTGTCCAGCATTCACATCTGCCCCGCCGTCTTCTATCTCAG ACTGGCCCATTAAATGGCCCGATGCTTTCCGGTAGATTAGAGACACTTCCAAAGGAAATGAGAACACCTGCTCCTATGGGTTCTGATCCTACTTGGGCCTCCAGAATCAATACACAAACTTCAGATGCGAGGTTAGCAGACCAAGCAGGGATTGTGGGCAATATGCGAGAAGCGAGCCATCCCCTGAAGTTAAGAAAATTGGACGATGGAACAGCTGCTTCCAGCATGATTAGTGGCAGCTCTTCTGTAACTTATTCTGTTCCAGCTCAAACAATTGGCTCAGGTGCTGTGTCTGGTAGCCAAGTGGCAAATTCTGATTCAATGCCACAGCCAGAGAGACAGATGCTTCAGGTACTTAATTCGCGA ATCGCACCTGAGGTTGAGTCCGCTCTTCTGCAGCAAGTCCTTAATCTAACGCCTGAGCAGTTGAGCTCGTTGCCTccagagcagcagcagcaagtgCTTCAGCTTCAGAAGATGCTATCAGCAAACAAATAG
- the LOC109723182 gene encoding cleavage stimulating factor 64 isoform X1 — MAASAGSQHRCVFVGNIPYDATEEQLIQICEEVGPVVSFRLVVDRETGKPKGYGFCEYKDEETALSARRNLQGYEINGRQLRVDFAENDKNADRNREQGRGGPGMAPNIDAQKQFGGPSILGDSALHQPIGLPLAGNAASLMAGALGGAQTTSLQNGLPVQPGLGNDPLTHYLSRMSRHQLNEIMSEMKTLATQNKPLARQLLQGSSQLPKALFQAQIMLGMVTPQMMQMAKGQSSSHPALPLGQTLPLQHIPQQPPIPSKSGPPNFPPAQPQSLASLSVQPTPTLSLSRDPMPQILPPVLQQNRETLVSANLVPQPQFNLPTASVQHSHLPRRLLSQTGPLNGPMLSGRLETLPKEMRTPAPMGSDPTWASRINTQTSDARLADQAGIVGNMREASHPLKLRKLDDGTAASSMISGSSSVTYSVPAQTIGSGAVSGSQVANSDSMPQPERQMLQVLNSRIAPEVESALLQQVLNLTPEQLSSLPPEQQQQVLQLQKMLSANK; from the exons ATGGCCGCCTCCGCCGGGTCTCAGCACCGCTGCGTCTTCG TTGGGAACATACCGTATGATGCGACGGAGGAGCAATTAATTCAGATTTGCGAGGAGGTTGGGCCCGTTGTGTCGTTCAG ATTGGTGGTTGATAGAGAAACAGGAAAGCCAAAAGGTTACGGATTTTGTGAATACAAGGACGAAGAAACTGCTCTAAGTGCACGCCGGAATCTTCAGGGCTATGAGATAAATGGCCGTCAATTACGTGTTGATTTTGCCGAAAATGACAAAAATGCTGATAGGAACAGAGAACAG GGCCGTGGTGGACCAGGGATGGCACCAAACATTG ATGCTCAGAAACAATTTGGTGGGCCTTCTATTTTAGGTGACTCGGCTCTGCATCAACCAATAGGTCTTCCTTTAGCTGGAAATGCTGCTTCTCTCATGGCTGGAGCTCTTGGAGGAGCTCAAACTACAAGCTTGCAAAATGGTTTGCCAGTTCAGCCAGGATTAGGCAATGATCCCCTTACTCATTATTTGTCTAGGATGTCTAGGCACCAATTAAATGAAATTATGTCTGAGATGAAG ACTTTGGCTACTCAAAATAAGCCACTAGCAAGACAACTGCTGCAAGGGAGCTCTCAATTGCCAAAGGCTCTATTTCAG GCACAAATTATGCTTGGTATGGTGACTCCACAAATG aTGCAGATGGCGAAAGGTCAGAGCTCCTCACACCCTGCATTGCCACTTGGTCAAACACTACCACTTCAACATATTCCTCAGCAACCGCCAATACCGAGCAAATCCGGTCCACCCAATTTCCCACCAGCTCAACCTCAGTCTCTTGCTAGCCTTTCTGTCCAGCCAACACCAACTTTATCATTATCAAGAGACCCTATGCCACAAATTCTCCCCCCTGTGCTTCAGCAAAATCGGGAAACATTGGTATCTGCAAATTTGGTACCTCAACCTCAGTTCAACCTTCCAACTGCAAGTGTCCAGCATTCACATCTGCCCCGCCGTCTTCTATCTCAG ACTGGCCCATTAAATGGCCCGATGCTTTCCGGTAGATTAGAGACACTTCCAAAGGAAATGAGAACACCTGCTCCTATGGGTTCTGATCCTACTTGGGCCTCCAGAATCAATACACAAACTTCAGATGCGAGGTTAGCAGACCAAGCAGGGATTGTGGGCAATATGCGAGAAGCGAGCCATCCCCTGAAGTTAAGAAAATTGGACGATGGAACAGCTGCTTCCAGCATGATTAGTGGCAGCTCTTCTGTAACTTATTCTGTTCCAGCTCAAACAATTGGCTCAGGTGCTGTGTCTGGTAGCCAAGTGGCAAATTCTGATTCAATGCCACAGCCAGAGAGACAGATGCTTCAGGTACTTAATTCGCGA ATCGCACCTGAGGTTGAGTCCGCTCTTCTGCAGCAAGTCCTTAATCTAACGCCTGAGCAGTTGAGCTCGTTGCCTccagagcagcagcagcaagtgCTTCAGCTTCAGAAGATGCTATCAGCAAACAAATAG
- the LOC109723182 gene encoding cleavage stimulating factor 64 isoform X4 yields the protein MAASAGSQHRCVFVGNIPYDATEEQLIQICEEVGPVVSFRLVVDRETGKPKGYGFCEYKDEETALSARRNLQGYEINGRQLRVDFAENDKNADRNREQGRGGPGMAPNIDAQKQFGGPSILGDSALHQPIGLPLAGNAASLMAGALGGAQTTSLQNGLPVQPGLGNDPLTHYLSRMSRHQLNEIMSEMKTLATQNKPLARQLLQGSSQLPKALFQAQIMLGMVTPQMMQMAKGQSSSHPALPLGQTLPLQHIPQQPPIPSKSGPPNFPPAQPQSLASLSVQPTPTLSLSRDPMPQILPPVLQQNRETLVSANLVPQPQFNLPTASVQHSHLPRRLLSQTGPLNGPMLSGRLETLPKEMRTPAPMGSDPTWASRINTQTSDARLADQAGIVGNMREASHPLKLRKLDDGTAASSMISGSSSVTYSVPAQTIGSGAVSGSQVANSDSMPQPERQMLQGVIFILNPSLNRC from the exons ATGGCCGCCTCCGCCGGGTCTCAGCACCGCTGCGTCTTCG TTGGGAACATACCGTATGATGCGACGGAGGAGCAATTAATTCAGATTTGCGAGGAGGTTGGGCCCGTTGTGTCGTTCAG ATTGGTGGTTGATAGAGAAACAGGAAAGCCAAAAGGTTACGGATTTTGTGAATACAAGGACGAAGAAACTGCTCTAAGTGCACGCCGGAATCTTCAGGGCTATGAGATAAATGGCCGTCAATTACGTGTTGATTTTGCCGAAAATGACAAAAATGCTGATAGGAACAGAGAACAG GGCCGTGGTGGACCAGGGATGGCACCAAACATTG ATGCTCAGAAACAATTTGGTGGGCCTTCTATTTTAGGTGACTCGGCTCTGCATCAACCAATAGGTCTTCCTTTAGCTGGAAATGCTGCTTCTCTCATGGCTGGAGCTCTTGGAGGAGCTCAAACTACAAGCTTGCAAAATGGTTTGCCAGTTCAGCCAGGATTAGGCAATGATCCCCTTACTCATTATTTGTCTAGGATGTCTAGGCACCAATTAAATGAAATTATGTCTGAGATGAAG ACTTTGGCTACTCAAAATAAGCCACTAGCAAGACAACTGCTGCAAGGGAGCTCTCAATTGCCAAAGGCTCTATTTCAG GCACAAATTATGCTTGGTATGGTGACTCCACAAATG aTGCAGATGGCGAAAGGTCAGAGCTCCTCACACCCTGCATTGCCACTTGGTCAAACACTACCACTTCAACATATTCCTCAGCAACCGCCAATACCGAGCAAATCCGGTCCACCCAATTTCCCACCAGCTCAACCTCAGTCTCTTGCTAGCCTTTCTGTCCAGCCAACACCAACTTTATCATTATCAAGAGACCCTATGCCACAAATTCTCCCCCCTGTGCTTCAGCAAAATCGGGAAACATTGGTATCTGCAAATTTGGTACCTCAACCTCAGTTCAACCTTCCAACTGCAAGTGTCCAGCATTCACATCTGCCCCGCCGTCTTCTATCTCAG ACTGGCCCATTAAATGGCCCGATGCTTTCCGGTAGATTAGAGACACTTCCAAAGGAAATGAGAACACCTGCTCCTATGGGTTCTGATCCTACTTGGGCCTCCAGAATCAATACACAAACTTCAGATGCGAGGTTAGCAGACCAAGCAGGGATTGTGGGCAATATGCGAGAAGCGAGCCATCCCCTGAAGTTAAGAAAATTGGACGATGGAACAGCTGCTTCCAGCATGATTAGTGGCAGCTCTTCTGTAACTTATTCTGTTCCAGCTCAAACAATTGGCTCAGGTGCTGTGTCTGGTAGCCAAGTGGCAAATTCTGATTCAATGCCACAGCCAGAGAGACAGATGCTTCAG GGGGTGATTTTTATCTTAAACCCATCTCTCAACAGATGCTAG
- the LOC109723182 gene encoding cleavage stimulating factor 64 isoform X2: MAASAGSQHRCVFVGNIPYDATEEQLIQICEEVGPVVSFRLVVDRETGKPKGYGFCEYKDEETALSARRNLQGYEINGRQLRVDFAENDKNADRNREQGRGGPGMAPNIDAQKQFGGPSILGDSALHQPIGLPLAGNAASLMAGALGGAQTTSLQNGLPVQPGLGNDPLTHYLSRMSRHQLNEIMSEMKTLATQNKPLARQLLQGSSQLPKALFQAQIMLGMVTPQMMQMAKGQSSSHPALPLGQTLPLQHIPQQPPIPSKSGPPNFPPAQPQSLASLSVQPTPTLSLSRDPMPQILPPVLQQNRETLVSANLVPQPQFNLPTASVQHSHLPRRLLSQTGPLNGPMLSGRLETLPKEMRTPAPMGSDPTWASRINTQTSDARLADQAGIVGNMREASHPLKLRKLDDGTAASSMISGSSSVTYSVPAQTIGSGAVSGSQVANSDSMPQPERQMLQIAPEVESALLQQVLNLTPEQLSSLPPEQQQQVLQLQKMLSANK, translated from the exons ATGGCCGCCTCCGCCGGGTCTCAGCACCGCTGCGTCTTCG TTGGGAACATACCGTATGATGCGACGGAGGAGCAATTAATTCAGATTTGCGAGGAGGTTGGGCCCGTTGTGTCGTTCAG ATTGGTGGTTGATAGAGAAACAGGAAAGCCAAAAGGTTACGGATTTTGTGAATACAAGGACGAAGAAACTGCTCTAAGTGCACGCCGGAATCTTCAGGGCTATGAGATAAATGGCCGTCAATTACGTGTTGATTTTGCCGAAAATGACAAAAATGCTGATAGGAACAGAGAACAG GGCCGTGGTGGACCAGGGATGGCACCAAACATTG ATGCTCAGAAACAATTTGGTGGGCCTTCTATTTTAGGTGACTCGGCTCTGCATCAACCAATAGGTCTTCCTTTAGCTGGAAATGCTGCTTCTCTCATGGCTGGAGCTCTTGGAGGAGCTCAAACTACAAGCTTGCAAAATGGTTTGCCAGTTCAGCCAGGATTAGGCAATGATCCCCTTACTCATTATTTGTCTAGGATGTCTAGGCACCAATTAAATGAAATTATGTCTGAGATGAAG ACTTTGGCTACTCAAAATAAGCCACTAGCAAGACAACTGCTGCAAGGGAGCTCTCAATTGCCAAAGGCTCTATTTCAG GCACAAATTATGCTTGGTATGGTGACTCCACAAATG aTGCAGATGGCGAAAGGTCAGAGCTCCTCACACCCTGCATTGCCACTTGGTCAAACACTACCACTTCAACATATTCCTCAGCAACCGCCAATACCGAGCAAATCCGGTCCACCCAATTTCCCACCAGCTCAACCTCAGTCTCTTGCTAGCCTTTCTGTCCAGCCAACACCAACTTTATCATTATCAAGAGACCCTATGCCACAAATTCTCCCCCCTGTGCTTCAGCAAAATCGGGAAACATTGGTATCTGCAAATTTGGTACCTCAACCTCAGTTCAACCTTCCAACTGCAAGTGTCCAGCATTCACATCTGCCCCGCCGTCTTCTATCTCAG ACTGGCCCATTAAATGGCCCGATGCTTTCCGGTAGATTAGAGACACTTCCAAAGGAAATGAGAACACCTGCTCCTATGGGTTCTGATCCTACTTGGGCCTCCAGAATCAATACACAAACTTCAGATGCGAGGTTAGCAGACCAAGCAGGGATTGTGGGCAATATGCGAGAAGCGAGCCATCCCCTGAAGTTAAGAAAATTGGACGATGGAACAGCTGCTTCCAGCATGATTAGTGGCAGCTCTTCTGTAACTTATTCTGTTCCAGCTCAAACAATTGGCTCAGGTGCTGTGTCTGGTAGCCAAGTGGCAAATTCTGATTCAATGCCACAGCCAGAGAGACAGATGCTTCAG ATCGCACCTGAGGTTGAGTCCGCTCTTCTGCAGCAAGTCCTTAATCTAACGCCTGAGCAGTTGAGCTCGTTGCCTccagagcagcagcagcaagtgCTTCAGCTTCAGAAGATGCTATCAGCAAACAAATAG